A single genomic interval of Malania oleifera isolate guangnan ecotype guangnan chromosome 11, ASM2987363v1, whole genome shotgun sequence harbors:
- the LOC131168444 gene encoding uncharacterized protein LOC131168444, with the protein MERGSLMCMLGVVVVVVVGIVAGVEKTEAAGECGKSDPNKVALKLAPCAGAAQDENVVVPAKCCEQVRAIGRNPPCLCAVMMSDLAKNSGMKPAIAITIPKRCNIADRPVGYKCGPYTLP; encoded by the exons ATGGAGAGGGGTTCATTGATGTGCATGTTGggagtggtggtggtggtggtggtggggaTTGTAGCGGGGGTGGAGAAGACAGAAGCGGCGGGGGAGTGTGGAAAATCTGATCCAAACAAGGTGGCGCTAAAGCTAGCTCCATGTGCAGGGGCTGCACAAGATGAGAACGTGGTTGTTCCTGCCAAGTGCTGCGAGCAGGTGAGGGCCATCGGCCGGAACCCACCCTGCCTCTGCGCTGTCATGATGTCTGATCTCGCCAAGAACTCAGGGATGAAGCCTGCCATCGCCATCACCATCCCCAAGCGCTGCAACATTGCGGATCGTCCCGTGGGTTACAAATGCGGAC CTTACACACTGCCTTGA